CGATCAATCCGGCACTGGCCGCCGGCATCGCCGACCACGTCGGATCCGTCGAGCGGGGCAAGATCGCCGACCTGGTGCTGTGGCCCATCGATTCCTTCGGGGCGAAGCCGCACCTGGTGCTGCGCATGGGCCAGGTCTGTTGGGCGGCGGTCGGCGACCCGAATGCGTCGCTGCCGACGCCGCAGCCCGTGCACTACCGGCCGCAGTTCGCCTCGTTCGGGTCGGCGCTCGCCGCGACGCGGGTGACGTGGATGTCGCGGGCGGCGATCGATGCCGGCGTGCCGGAGCGCCTCGGCCTCCGCTCCACGGTGTTGCCGGTGCGCGGGTGCCGGTCGATCGGCAAGCGCGACATGGTCCGCAACGACGTCCTCCCCGACATCAAGGTGGACCCCGAAACGTACGTCGTCACCGTCGACGGCGTGCCCGCCACCATCGAACCCGCCGAGTCGCTGCCGCTGGCGCAACGGCATTACCTGTTCTGATGGCGGCACCTGTTCCGACGGCGGCACCGGGTCCAAAGTCAGCCGAACCCCCAGGCGACATCCGCGCACTCCTCACCACGCTGCAGTGGACCGATTCCGCCTTCCCCTCCGGCTTGTACACGCTGTCGCACGGCTTGGAGGGGCTGGCTCAGCGGGGCATCGCGACGCGGGAGTCGCTTGACGACGTCGTCGCCGGACTCCTCCGCCACTCCATCGGGCCCTCGGACGCGACCGCGACCTGCCTGGCGTGGCGGGCGGCCGAGGCGGGCGATCCGGACATGCTCATCCGCATCGACGACGAGCTCTCCGCCACCCGCCCGTCGGCCGGGATGCGCCGCGGTTCGCACCGCGCGGGCCGCCAGACGTTGACGATGGCCGCCGAACTCGGCGCCGCCGACGGCATCGTCGCGACCTTCCGCGACGCCGTCGTCGACGGCAGGGCTCCGGGGAACCAGGCCGTCGCGATCGCCGTCGTCAAGCGGCGCTTGGGGGTGGGGATCGAACACGTCGCCGCAGCGGAACTCGCGGGCTTCGTCAACGGCATCGCGGGGGCCGCGATCCGGCTGCGGCTGGCTGACCATGTCTCGGCGCAGAAGCTGGTGGCGTCGATGGCGCCGGTCATCGTCGACGCACTGGCCGATGCCCTGTCCCGCCCACTCGACGAACTCGGGCCGTCGACCCCGGCCCTCGACATAGCCTCCGCCGCGCACGAGACGGCGCCGGCGCGGCTGTTCCTCAACTGAACCCCGCCCCCACCTGCCCCCCCCAAAAAAAACCACGAGAAGAAAAACGGAAGAAAAGAGAACGCGACCATGAACCACGACGACCGCACCCACCGCCCGACCACACCCGCGCGCCCCTACCGCATCGGCATCGGCGGTCCGGTGGGATCGGGCAAGACGGCGCTGATCGAAGCGCTGGTGCCCGCGATGGCCGCCGCGGGGCGGGAGATCGGCGTGATCACCAACGACATCTACACGCAGGAGGACGCCGACCACGTCCGCCGCACCCTGGCCGGGACACTGGATCCCGCCCGCGTCGTTGGCGTCGAAACGGGTTCGTGCCCGCACACCGCCGTGCGCGACGACCCGACCATGAACATGATGGCGGCCGCCGAACTGCGG
This genomic stretch from Corynebacterium hansenii harbors:
- a CDS encoding urease accessory protein UreF; protein product: MAAPVPTAAPGPKSAEPPGDIRALLTTLQWTDSAFPSGLYTLSHGLEGLAQRGIATRESLDDVVAGLLRHSIGPSDATATCLAWRAAEAGDPDMLIRIDDELSATRPSAGMRRGSHRAGRQTLTMAAELGAADGIVATFRDAVVDGRAPGNQAVAIAVVKRRLGVGIEHVAAAELAGFVNGIAGAAIRLRLADHVSAQKLVASMAPVIVDALADALSRPLDELGPSTPALDIASAAHETAPARLFLN